In one window of Osmia lignaria lignaria isolate PbOS001 chromosome 11, iyOsmLign1, whole genome shotgun sequence DNA:
- the LOC117603881 gene encoding uncharacterized protein LOC117603881, translating into MKSFVLFAFTLACALAFLDETCAEPSDTTTAPSKQIKEPKEIKESATATKEVKDSVKAAKEAKKNKKDCMKECGTVHDPICAHDPNDATFKPRTFGTQCALDVHNCEMGTKLVMKQKGECPGSHGVRLS; encoded by the exons CGTTCACGCTTGCGTGCGCGCTCGCTTTCCTCGACGAGACGTGCGCCGAACCGTCGGACACGACCACCGCCCCGAGTAAGCAAATCAAAGAGCCAAAGGAGATCAAGGAATCCGCGACCGCCACGAAGGAGGTAAAAGATTCGGTGAAGGCTGCCAAAGAagcgaagaagaacaagaaggacTGTATGAAGGAATGCGGAACCGTTCACGATCCGATCTGCGCCCACGATCCGAACGACGCCACCTTTAAGCCTAGAACGTTCGGCACTCAGTGCGCCTTGGACGTTCACAATTGCGAGATGGGCACCA AACTGGTGATGAAGCAGAAGGGCGAGTGTCCTGGATCCCATGGCGTCAGGCTCTCCTAG
- the LOC117603871 gene encoding uncharacterized protein LOC117603871 isoform X1, producing the protein MISISGSVRLLLLLLTTTVEAKSRTETSRDCASSDSNSKRSGATEGAGFPASILEELESRLSRLERRLRAIEQPGKHHQYYITCTYSRNTTDIAFIVWQMGSAEEDWEICAEGPCRCQPETKSISCWRQDLLDLPAAQLVPRDVLKLDLGGNRLTALHKDTFLDMTRLNHLDLSDNSIEHLPLNLFFSLHAVTHVRLSKNLLRELHRSQFFITRNLRILDASSNRLRTLPDSLFLSTTSLVLLDLSCNRISSLAPGTFRGLTALEELLLGKNRLSSISADMFSDLTSLKYLGLEENRLRELPDGLFNAQTSLRELNARGNQLTVISGSLLSPLEQLRSLEMSNNKIARIDPKAFGGLVALKELQLGHNRIGNLTPGMFSTSSSLERLVLYANGIESLSRGAFRGLSNLTSLFLHSNRLRIMHPELFQDTPNLRKLQLESNYLTSLPARILDPVPHIEQLRLARNPWHCDCATAYLAVWLQKRYLARLNETDTTRPKDNFEIWEFGSGAICRGPGTLGGKLLLRLTFHELCEGQWASMRGLVPRLPVELVVSGGRVTTDAPSSKQPVSVRKLPFFCPFLQCC; encoded by the exons ATGATTTCCATCAGCGGAAGCGTTCGCCTGCTGCTCCTGCTCTTGACGACCACCGTCGAGGCTAAATCGCGGACGGAAACGTCTCGCGATTGCGCGTCTTCCGATTCGAATTCGAAACGATCGGGCGCAACCGAAGGCGCCGGGTTCCCTGCGTCGATCCTCGAGGAACTCGAGAGCCGTTTGTCTCGTCTCGAGAGAAGACTCAGGGCGATAGAGCAACCCGGTAAGCATCACCAGTATTACATAACGTGTACGTATTCGCGAAATACGACGGATATCGCGTTTATAGTTTGGCAGATGGGCTCCGCCGAAGAGGACTGGGAGATATGCGCGGAAGGGCCGTGCAGGTGTCAGCCGGAAACGAAGTCGATATCCTGTTGGAGACAAGATTTGCTGGACCTTCCTGCGGCCCAGCTCGTTCCCAGAGACGTCTTGAAATT GGATCTAGGAGGAAATCGGTTGACGGCGCTTCACAAGGACACGTTTCTAGACATGACGCGATTGAATCATCT AGATCTCAGCGACAATTCGATCGAACATCTGCCTTTGAACTTGTTCTTCTCGCTGCACGCGGTCACGCATGTCAGGTTGAGCAAAAACCTGCTCAGGGAGTTGCATCGCTCTCAGTTTTTCATCACGAGAAATCTTCGCATCCT CGACGCGTCGTCTAACAGGTTGCGAACACTGCCGGATAGTCTTTTCCTCAGCACAACTTCGTTAGTGTTGCTTGATCTTTCTTGCAATCGGATCTCGAGCTTGGCACCAGGTACCTTCCGAGGTCTGACCGCCCTCGAGGAATTGTTGCTGGGAAAGAATCGACTGTCGAGCATATCAGCGGACATGTTCAGCGACCTGACGAGCCTCAAGTACCTCGGTCTGGAAGAGAATCGTCTGAGGGAATTGCCGGACGGATTGTTTAACGCGCAAACGTCGCTTCGCGAGTTGAACGCGAGAGGCAATCAGTTGACCGTGATATCTGGAAGTCTGCTGAGTCCCCTCGAACAATTACGCTCTCTCGAGATGTCCAACAACAAAATAGCTCGG ATCGATCCAAAAGCGTTTGGAGGACTGGTCGCGTTGAAGGAGCTGCAACTGGGACACAATCGGATAGGAAACTTGACCCCTGGAATGTTTTCGACGTCGAGTAGCTTGGAACGATTGGTATTGTACGCGAACGGCATCGAGAGTTTGTCGCGTGGCGCGTTTCGCGGCCTCTCCAACCTGACGTCTCTGTTTTTACACTCGAATCGCTTGAGAATAATGCACCCCGAGTTGTTTCAGGACACGCCGAACCTGCGGAAACT GCAGCTGGAATCGAACTACCTGACGTCGTTGCCGGCTCGGATTCTGGACCCGGTGCCACATATCGAGCAGCTTCGTCTGGCTCGAAATCCCTGGCATTGCGACTGCGCGACCGCTTACCTAGCCGTATGGTTGCAAAAGAGGTACCTGGCTAGGCTAAACGAAACCGACACGACCAGGCCGAAGGATAATTtcgaaatttgggaatttggctCCGGAGCGATCTGCAGGGGTCCCGGCACCCTGGGTGGGAAGCTGTTGTTGCGTTTGACGTTTCACGAACTTTGCGAGGGTCAATGGGCCTCGATGAGAGGGCTGGTCCCTCGGTTGCCAGTCGAGCTGGTCGTTTCTGGCGGTCGCGTCACCACGGACGCCCCTTCCTCGAAACAACCCGTCTCGGTACGTAAGCTACCATTTTTCTGTCCGTTTCTACAATGTTGCTGA
- the LOC117603871 gene encoding uncharacterized protein LOC117603871 isoform X2: MISISGSVRLLLLLLTTTVEAKSRTETSRDCASSDSNSKRSGATEGAGFPASILEELESRLSRLERRLRAIEQPGKHHQYYITCTYSRNTTDIAFIVWQMGSAEEDWEICAEGPCRCQPETKSISCWRQDLLDLPAAQLVPRDVLKLDLGGNRLTALHKDTFLDMTRLNHLDLSDNSIEHLPLNLFFSLHAVTHVRLSKNLLRELHRSQFFITRNLRILDASSNRLRTLPDSLFLSTTSLVLLDLSCNRISSLAPGTFRGLTALEELLLGKNRLSSISADMFSDLTSLKYLGLEENRLRELPDGLFNAQTSLRELNARGNQLTVISGSLLSPLEQLRSLEMSNNKIARIDPKAFGGLVALKELQLGHNRIGNLTPGMFSTSSSLERLVLYANGIESLSRGAFRGLSNLTSLFLHSNRLRIMHPELFQDTPNLRKLQLESNYLTSLPARILDPVPHIEQLRLARNPWHCDCATAYLAVWLQKRYLARLNETDTTRPKDNFEIWEFGSGAICRGPGTLGGKLLLRLTFHELCEGQWASMRGLVPRLPVELVVSGGRVTTDAPSSKQPVSVKRR; the protein is encoded by the exons ATGATTTCCATCAGCGGAAGCGTTCGCCTGCTGCTCCTGCTCTTGACGACCACCGTCGAGGCTAAATCGCGGACGGAAACGTCTCGCGATTGCGCGTCTTCCGATTCGAATTCGAAACGATCGGGCGCAACCGAAGGCGCCGGGTTCCCTGCGTCGATCCTCGAGGAACTCGAGAGCCGTTTGTCTCGTCTCGAGAGAAGACTCAGGGCGATAGAGCAACCCGGTAAGCATCACCAGTATTACATAACGTGTACGTATTCGCGAAATACGACGGATATCGCGTTTATAGTTTGGCAGATGGGCTCCGCCGAAGAGGACTGGGAGATATGCGCGGAAGGGCCGTGCAGGTGTCAGCCGGAAACGAAGTCGATATCCTGTTGGAGACAAGATTTGCTGGACCTTCCTGCGGCCCAGCTCGTTCCCAGAGACGTCTTGAAATT GGATCTAGGAGGAAATCGGTTGACGGCGCTTCACAAGGACACGTTTCTAGACATGACGCGATTGAATCATCT AGATCTCAGCGACAATTCGATCGAACATCTGCCTTTGAACTTGTTCTTCTCGCTGCACGCGGTCACGCATGTCAGGTTGAGCAAAAACCTGCTCAGGGAGTTGCATCGCTCTCAGTTTTTCATCACGAGAAATCTTCGCATCCT CGACGCGTCGTCTAACAGGTTGCGAACACTGCCGGATAGTCTTTTCCTCAGCACAACTTCGTTAGTGTTGCTTGATCTTTCTTGCAATCGGATCTCGAGCTTGGCACCAGGTACCTTCCGAGGTCTGACCGCCCTCGAGGAATTGTTGCTGGGAAAGAATCGACTGTCGAGCATATCAGCGGACATGTTCAGCGACCTGACGAGCCTCAAGTACCTCGGTCTGGAAGAGAATCGTCTGAGGGAATTGCCGGACGGATTGTTTAACGCGCAAACGTCGCTTCGCGAGTTGAACGCGAGAGGCAATCAGTTGACCGTGATATCTGGAAGTCTGCTGAGTCCCCTCGAACAATTACGCTCTCTCGAGATGTCCAACAACAAAATAGCTCGG ATCGATCCAAAAGCGTTTGGAGGACTGGTCGCGTTGAAGGAGCTGCAACTGGGACACAATCGGATAGGAAACTTGACCCCTGGAATGTTTTCGACGTCGAGTAGCTTGGAACGATTGGTATTGTACGCGAACGGCATCGAGAGTTTGTCGCGTGGCGCGTTTCGCGGCCTCTCCAACCTGACGTCTCTGTTTTTACACTCGAATCGCTTGAGAATAATGCACCCCGAGTTGTTTCAGGACACGCCGAACCTGCGGAAACT GCAGCTGGAATCGAACTACCTGACGTCGTTGCCGGCTCGGATTCTGGACCCGGTGCCACATATCGAGCAGCTTCGTCTGGCTCGAAATCCCTGGCATTGCGACTGCGCGACCGCTTACCTAGCCGTATGGTTGCAAAAGAGGTACCTGGCTAGGCTAAACGAAACCGACACGACCAGGCCGAAGGATAATTtcgaaatttgggaatttggctCCGGAGCGATCTGCAGGGGTCCCGGCACCCTGGGTGGGAAGCTGTTGTTGCGTTTGACGTTTCACGAACTTTGCGAGGGTCAATGGGCCTCGATGAGAGGGCTGGTCCCTCGGTTGCCAGTCGAGCTGGTCGTTTCTGGCGGTCGCGTCACCACGGACGCCCCTTCCTCGAAACAACCCGTCTCG GTCAAACGTCGGTGA
- the LOC117603871 gene encoding uncharacterized protein LOC117603871 isoform X3 — MISISGSVRLLLLLLTTTVEAKSRTETSRDCASSDSNSKRSGATEGAGFPASILEELESRLSRLERRLRAIEQPVWQMGSAEEDWEICAEGPCRCQPETKSISCWRQDLLDLPAAQLVPRDVLKLDLGGNRLTALHKDTFLDMTRLNHLDLSDNSIEHLPLNLFFSLHAVTHVRLSKNLLRELHRSQFFITRNLRILDASSNRLRTLPDSLFLSTTSLVLLDLSCNRISSLAPGTFRGLTALEELLLGKNRLSSISADMFSDLTSLKYLGLEENRLRELPDGLFNAQTSLRELNARGNQLTVISGSLLSPLEQLRSLEMSNNKIARIDPKAFGGLVALKELQLGHNRIGNLTPGMFSTSSSLERLVLYANGIESLSRGAFRGLSNLTSLFLHSNRLRIMHPELFQDTPNLRKLQLESNYLTSLPARILDPVPHIEQLRLARNPWHCDCATAYLAVWLQKRYLARLNETDTTRPKDNFEIWEFGSGAICRGPGTLGGKLLLRLTFHELCEGQWASMRGLVPRLPVELVVSGGRVTTDAPSSKQPVSVRKLPFFCPFLQCC, encoded by the exons ATGATTTCCATCAGCGGAAGCGTTCGCCTGCTGCTCCTGCTCTTGACGACCACCGTCGAGGCTAAATCGCGGACGGAAACGTCTCGCGATTGCGCGTCTTCCGATTCGAATTCGAAACGATCGGGCGCAACCGAAGGCGCCGGGTTCCCTGCGTCGATCCTCGAGGAACTCGAGAGCCGTTTGTCTCGTCTCGAGAGAAGACTCAGGGCGATAGAGCAACCCG TTTGGCAGATGGGCTCCGCCGAAGAGGACTGGGAGATATGCGCGGAAGGGCCGTGCAGGTGTCAGCCGGAAACGAAGTCGATATCCTGTTGGAGACAAGATTTGCTGGACCTTCCTGCGGCCCAGCTCGTTCCCAGAGACGTCTTGAAATT GGATCTAGGAGGAAATCGGTTGACGGCGCTTCACAAGGACACGTTTCTAGACATGACGCGATTGAATCATCT AGATCTCAGCGACAATTCGATCGAACATCTGCCTTTGAACTTGTTCTTCTCGCTGCACGCGGTCACGCATGTCAGGTTGAGCAAAAACCTGCTCAGGGAGTTGCATCGCTCTCAGTTTTTCATCACGAGAAATCTTCGCATCCT CGACGCGTCGTCTAACAGGTTGCGAACACTGCCGGATAGTCTTTTCCTCAGCACAACTTCGTTAGTGTTGCTTGATCTTTCTTGCAATCGGATCTCGAGCTTGGCACCAGGTACCTTCCGAGGTCTGACCGCCCTCGAGGAATTGTTGCTGGGAAAGAATCGACTGTCGAGCATATCAGCGGACATGTTCAGCGACCTGACGAGCCTCAAGTACCTCGGTCTGGAAGAGAATCGTCTGAGGGAATTGCCGGACGGATTGTTTAACGCGCAAACGTCGCTTCGCGAGTTGAACGCGAGAGGCAATCAGTTGACCGTGATATCTGGAAGTCTGCTGAGTCCCCTCGAACAATTACGCTCTCTCGAGATGTCCAACAACAAAATAGCTCGG ATCGATCCAAAAGCGTTTGGAGGACTGGTCGCGTTGAAGGAGCTGCAACTGGGACACAATCGGATAGGAAACTTGACCCCTGGAATGTTTTCGACGTCGAGTAGCTTGGAACGATTGGTATTGTACGCGAACGGCATCGAGAGTTTGTCGCGTGGCGCGTTTCGCGGCCTCTCCAACCTGACGTCTCTGTTTTTACACTCGAATCGCTTGAGAATAATGCACCCCGAGTTGTTTCAGGACACGCCGAACCTGCGGAAACT GCAGCTGGAATCGAACTACCTGACGTCGTTGCCGGCTCGGATTCTGGACCCGGTGCCACATATCGAGCAGCTTCGTCTGGCTCGAAATCCCTGGCATTGCGACTGCGCGACCGCTTACCTAGCCGTATGGTTGCAAAAGAGGTACCTGGCTAGGCTAAACGAAACCGACACGACCAGGCCGAAGGATAATTtcgaaatttgggaatttggctCCGGAGCGATCTGCAGGGGTCCCGGCACCCTGGGTGGGAAGCTGTTGTTGCGTTTGACGTTTCACGAACTTTGCGAGGGTCAATGGGCCTCGATGAGAGGGCTGGTCCCTCGGTTGCCAGTCGAGCTGGTCGTTTCTGGCGGTCGCGTCACCACGGACGCCCCTTCCTCGAAACAACCCGTCTCGGTACGTAAGCTACCATTTTTCTGTCCGTTTCTACAATGTTGCTGA
- the LOC117603873 gene encoding glutamate decarboxylase 2, which translates to MDATRANKETFELMQLLVRIIEEEDAFDADNDRPVLRFVYPEELQKRLSIELTEEPANNVEIEKAIRETIRYSVKTYSPSFHNQLYAGVDDYGLIGSWLTDYLNTSQYTYEVGPVFTLLERQVIEQSLRLIGYPAMPEGDGIFCPGGSISNMYGMVMARYKMVPEVKTKGMVGLPPLVCFTSEGGHYSITKGAHWLGLGTDNVYKVKCDELGRMRPDRLKAAIEEARKLGHLPFFVNATCGTTVLGAFDPLPEIAEICQQENLWLHVDACLGGTLLFSEKYRSRLKGIELSNSVAWNPHKMLGAPLQCSLFLVKGKNALHEANCAGARYLFQQDKHYDVSWDTGDKSLQCGRKVDGTKMWLMWKARGTRGLRESVDHAMSAAEYFFERIKDRDGFRLVLPQYESCNVCFWYVPPSMRGEEETQDWWKKLYEVTSKIKGRMMIDGSLMVGYTPLSYANIGNFFRMVVTCQPPPTEASMDFVIEAIERLAADM; encoded by the exons ATGGACGCGACACGAGCCAACAAAGAAACTTTCGAGTTGATGCAGTTGCTGGTCCGAATAATCGAGGAGGAAGATGCGTTCGATGCCGACAACGATCGACCCGTCTTACGATTCGTGTATCCGGAGGAGTTACAG AAACGACTATCGATCGAACTGACCGAAGAACCAGCGAACAATGTAGAGATCGAGAAGGCGATAAGGGAGACGATTCGTTATTCGGTCAAAACTTATAGTCCCAGCTTTCACAATCAACTGTACGCTGGCGTCGACGATTACGGCCTGATCGGTTCCTGGTTGACTGACTATCTCAACACCAGCCA ATACACGTACGAGGTAGGTCCTGTGTTCACATTGTTGGAACGACAAGTGATCGAACAGTCTCTACGATTGATCGGATATCCAGCGATGCCAGAAGGGGATGGAATTTTCTGTCCCGGTGGCAGCATCTCCAACATGTACGGTATGGTAATGGCTCGCTACAAGATGGTCCCAGAGGTGAAGACCAAAGGGATGGTGGGTCTTCCACCGCTCGTCTGTTTCACTAGCGAAGGTGGACATTACTCGATCACGAAAGGCGCTCACTGGCTAGGCCTGGGAACGGATAACGTGTACAAG GTGAAATGCGACGAACTGGGCCGTATGCGACCGGACAGGTTAAAGGCGGCGATCGAGGAAGCGAGAAAACTGGGTCACTTACCGTTCTTTGTAAACGCAACCTGCGGCACCACGGTCCTCGGAGCGTTCGATCCGTTGCCGGAAATCGCGGAGATCTGCCAGCAAGAGAATCTCTGGTTACACGTTGAC GCCTGCCTCGGCGGTACATTGTTGTTTTCGGAAAAATACCGATCGCGATTAAAAGGAATCGAGCT TTCGAATTCTGTGGCGTGGAATCCGCACAAGATGCTCGGCGCCCCGTTACAGTGCTCCCTGTTCCTGGTGAAAGGTAAGAACGCTTTGCACGAGGCGAATTGCGCTGGTGCGAGGTACTTGTTCCAACAGGACAAACACTACGACGTATCCTGGGACACCGGGGACAAGAGCTTGCAGTGCGGAAGAAAG GTGGACGGTACCAAGATGTGGCTGATGTGGAAAGCTCGCGGAACCAGGGGCCTCCGCGAATCCGTGGATCACGCAATGTCCGCTGCTGAATATTTTTTCGAACGGATCAAGGATCGCGACGGCTTCCGCCTCGTCCTTCCGCAATACGAAAGTTGCAACGTCTGCTTTTG GTACGTACCACCGAGCATGCGGGGTGAAGAAGAGACACAGGACTGGTGGAAGAAACTGTACGAGGTCACCTCGAAGATCAAGGGACGCATGATGATCGATGGATCGTTGATGGTCGGCTACACGCCGCTCTCTTACGCCAACATCGGCAATTTCTTCCGAATGGTCGTTACCTGTCAACCACCGCCGACGGAAGCTTCGATGGACTTCGTTATCGAGGCGATCGAACGTTTGGCTGCGGATATGTGA